Proteins from a genomic interval of Sulfurimonas sp. HSL3-2:
- a CDS encoding methyl-accepting chemotaxis protein gives MKYRTKLLLLLLTGFMIPPFAWVLIVYFSNIFNFDQIISILFSAQMISYVLFVTSGVVYFFNTRLKIIENAVNTKKVDEQVYKTLAALPIWFMIAQFLYSSLGPLIVIINFDFVTTQKFILAQLFTLPLILLFVIPVFIISVIDLEKWTQDIDLSDKYQFLSFGKKMVLSIFSTIFGNIILLILFSVTLALTNSHIDVDEIIFKNITVGLIGLIISAINIYLVVKQTTTSVKSITNVVSTEHDNLTKSIHVSNRDETGVMARSINQFVSELRHTVDEAKNVSSVNQNDAQSMNTIVTKIKEHVDEEFKIATKTTAQVHSIQNIIETTSQNFEQTKENMQETNNQLLQAKNDIFTLISTVNHSVELENELNIKLSQLSSQMEQIKDVLTLIGDIADQTNLLALNAAIEAARAGEHGRGFAVVADEVRKLAERTQKSLSEINATITVISQSVMEVTDQMQSNAKNIQHLSEISQNVENNINNSVDAVDKTTALTEKSVKSSHEILTHNSDMLLQIETLNKISKENDLGMKELSDIADNLYRSAKDLNTKLNKFDT, from the coding sequence ATGAAATATCGCACTAAACTTTTACTCCTCCTTTTAACCGGATTTATGATCCCGCCTTTTGCATGGGTGCTCATAGTATATTTTTCAAATATTTTTAATTTTGACCAGATAATCAGCATTCTTTTTTCCGCACAGATGATCTCTTATGTCCTCTTTGTGACATCGGGTGTCGTGTACTTTTTCAACACCAGACTTAAGATCATCGAAAACGCGGTAAACACCAAAAAAGTAGATGAACAGGTCTATAAGACACTTGCGGCTCTGCCTATATGGTTTATGATAGCCCAGTTTCTCTACAGCAGTCTCGGGCCCCTGATAGTCATCATCAACTTTGACTTTGTCACGACTCAAAAGTTTATCTTGGCTCAGCTGTTCACGCTTCCGCTTATCTTGCTTTTTGTCATTCCCGTTTTTATCATCTCTGTTATCGATCTGGAAAAATGGACGCAGGATATCGATCTCTCGGACAAATACCAGTTTTTATCATTCGGCAAAAAGATGGTCTTATCCATCTTCAGTACCATCTTTGGAAACATCATCCTGCTGATACTTTTCAGCGTGACGCTGGCACTCACAAACAGCCATATAGACGTAGACGAGATCATCTTTAAAAACATCACTGTCGGCCTTATAGGGCTGATCATCTCGGCGATCAACATCTATCTTGTCGTCAAACAGACTACGACCTCGGTAAAAAGCATCACAAATGTCGTCTCGACTGAACACGATAACCTGACAAAATCGATCCATGTTTCAAACAGAGATGAGACAGGCGTTATGGCTAGAAGTATCAACCAGTTCGTATCTGAACTTCGTCATACCGTCGATGAAGCTAAAAATGTCTCAAGTGTAAATCAAAACGATGCACAAAGCATGAATACGATCGTAACAAAGATAAAAGAGCACGTTGATGAAGAGTTTAAGATCGCGACCAAGACTACTGCACAAGTCCATTCGATCCAAAACATCATAGAGACGACCTCTCAAAACTTTGAACAGACCAAAGAGAATATGCAGGAGACGAATAATCAGCTTTTACAGGCAAAAAATGATATTTTTACTCTTATCAGTACCGTCAACCACAGCGTAGAGCTTGAAAACGAGCTCAACATCAAACTCTCTCAGCTATCATCTCAGATGGAGCAGATAAAAGATGTACTGACACTTATAGGAGATATCGCGGATCAGACGAACCTGCTTGCTCTTAATGCTGCCATAGAAGCGGCGCGTGCGGGTGAACATGGACGCGGATTTGCAGTTGTCGCGGATGAAGTCAGAAAACTTGCAGAGCGTACGCAAAAAAGCCTTTCTGAGATAAATGCGACTATCACAGTGATATCTCAGTCGGTTATGGAAGTCACTGACCAGATGCAAAGCAATGCTAAAAATATACAGCATCTCTCCGAGATATCTCAAAACGTCGAGAACAACATCAACAATAGTGTAGACGCAGTAGACAAGACAACTGCTTTAACTGAGAAAAGTGTAAAGAGTTCTCACGAGATCCTTACACACAACAGCGATATGCTTCTGCAGATAGAAACACTCAACAAGATATCCAAAGAGAACGATCTCGGTATGAAAGAGCTCTCTGACATTGCAGACAACCTTTACAGATCTGCAAAAGATCTCAATACTAAACTCAATAAGTTTGATACATGA
- the cmoB gene encoding tRNA 5-methoxyuridine(34)/uridine 5-oxyacetic acid(34) synthase CmoB codes for MNLNEIREDRQKWMTWKNIAPLRAIIDALPDVDAQIELNDTVTLYSKEPVDIKLIEESARAMMPWRKGPFDLFGLFIDTEWKSNIKYNLIRPHFNLKDKRVADIGCNNGYYLFRMQEDAPKKLVGFDPSALYKTQFDFINHFAKTDIVYELLGVEHLPFYEEKFDFIFCLGVLYHRSDPVMMLKELYKGLDDKGEVLLDTFYIDGEDEVALSPKGSYSKIPNIYFVPTIPALKNWCLRAGFSGFEVLETSTTSTDEQRKTDWIEGQSLEDFLDPDDSSKTVEGYPAPKRVYVKLTKEKNGKEK; via the coding sequence ATGAATTTAAATGAGATTAGAGAAGACAGACAAAAATGGATGACATGGAAGAATATAGCTCCGCTCAGAGCTATAATAGATGCCCTGCCTGATGTCGATGCACAGATAGAACTTAACGATACGGTGACTCTTTACTCTAAAGAGCCTGTAGACATAAAACTGATAGAAGAGAGCGCAAGAGCTATGATGCCTTGGAGAAAAGGGCCTTTTGACCTTTTCGGTCTTTTTATAGACACCGAGTGGAAAAGCAATATCAAGTATAATCTTATCCGTCCGCACTTTAATCTGAAAGATAAACGTGTCGCCGACATAGGATGCAACAACGGATACTATCTATTTCGTATGCAGGAGGATGCTCCCAAGAAACTCGTTGGCTTCGATCCGTCGGCTTTGTATAAGACACAGTTTGATTTTATCAACCACTTTGCCAAGACGGATATCGTGTATGAACTTTTAGGAGTCGAACACCTGCCTTTTTACGAAGAGAAGTTCGACTTTATATTCTGCTTGGGTGTTTTGTACCATAGAAGCGATCCCGTGATGATGTTAAAAGAGCTCTATAAAGGACTTGACGACAAGGGCGAGGTTCTTTTAGACACTTTTTATATAGATGGAGAGGATGAGGTCGCACTCAGTCCTAAAGGCAGCTACTCAAAAATACCGAATATCTACTTCGTCCCTACGATCCCCGCACTTAAAAACTGGTGTCTGCGTGCAGGTTTTTCGGGCTTTGAAGTTTTAGAGACTTCGACTACATCAACGGACGAACAAAGAAAAACAGACTGGATCGAAGGGCAAAGCCTTGAAGATTTTCTCGATCCTGACGATAGTAGTAAAACTGTAGAGGGATATCCCGCTCCAAAAAGAGTGTATGTAAAACTTACTAAGGAAAAAAATGGCAAAGAAAAATAA
- a CDS encoding MBL fold metallo-hydrolase: MTNIKRQPMGPYQTNCYIVTAGGKDFIIDPGVGATEWVMQNVTNPVAILNTHGHFDHVWSNQELKEKLHIPLYTPKGDVFLLQSSSWMPDLPPSYPDVEVDGDEEFDLEGVKVKFRHFPGHCPGCSTIEIGDAMFSGDFIFERSIGRTDFPYSDPEAMKDSLKRFSEIEYDKTVFPGHGESTTISAEQKNAPYWINML; encoded by the coding sequence ATGACAAATATAAAAAGACAGCCTATGGGGCCGTACCAGACAAACTGCTATATCGTGACAGCGGGTGGAAAAGATTTCATTATCGATCCGGGTGTGGGTGCTACAGAGTGGGTCATGCAAAATGTCACTAATCCTGTCGCTATACTAAACACTCATGGACATTTTGACCATGTCTGGAGTAATCAGGAGCTAAAAGAAAAACTTCATATCCCTCTTTACACTCCAAAAGGCGATGTGTTTTTGCTTCAAAGCAGCAGCTGGATGCCTGATCTTCCGCCATCTTATCCGGATGTAGAGGTCGATGGAGACGAAGAGTTCGATCTTGAAGGAGTCAAAGTAAAGTTCCGTCATTTTCCGGGGCACTGTCCGGGATGTTCGACTATTGAGATCGGGGATGCTATGTTTAGCGGGGATTTTATATTTGAACGCTCTATCGGAAGAACAGATTTTCCATACTCTGATCCTGAAGCGATGAAGGACAGCCTAAAAAGATTTTCTGAAATAGAGTATGACAAGACTGTCTTTCCGGGGCATGGGGAGAGTACGACGATCTCAGCTGAGCAGAAAAATGCTCCTTACTGGATAAATATGCTTTAA
- a CDS encoding cation diffusion facilitator family transporter, translated as MRIEQKATVASMSVATVLVTLKMVIGVMSGSVAVLASAIDSLLDLTVSAFNFFALGHAQKEPDDKFNFGRGKLEPLAAVVEGTIISMSAIFVLYQAIMKMVNKTPTQHLQESIVVMVLSIIITGALVLFLNYIAKKTKNMVIRADALHYKTDLFSNGAVLLALGLISMTGIELIDPILGIGIAVYMFYSALPIVKEGILMLLDVSLEEEEVEKIKDLLDNEKEITTYHFLSTRQAGSHIYISVHLVFNVTVTLYDAHVVGDKIELKLKKLFPEYKVHTIVHLDPYDDSEINEIEDEYH; from the coding sequence ATGCGTATTGAACAAAAAGCTACTGTTGCGTCTATGTCTGTAGCAACGGTTTTAGTCACTTTAAAGATGGTTATCGGGGTTATGAGCGGTTCTGTCGCCGTCTTAGCTTCTGCGATCGACTCTTTACTTGACTTGACCGTATCGGCATTTAACTTTTTTGCACTCGGTCACGCACAAAAAGAACCTGATGACAAATTTAACTTCGGAAGAGGAAAACTTGAACCTCTTGCTGCCGTCGTCGAGGGTACTATCATCTCGATGTCTGCTATTTTTGTCCTCTATCAGGCGATTATGAAAATGGTCAATAAGACTCCTACACAGCACCTGCAAGAGTCTATAGTCGTAATGGTACTCTCCATCATCATCACCGGTGCTTTAGTTCTGTTTCTAAACTACATCGCAAAAAAGACAAAGAACATGGTCATCCGTGCAGACGCCCTTCACTACAAGACGGACCTTTTTTCAAACGGTGCTGTTCTTTTAGCTCTAGGTCTTATCTCGATGACCGGCATAGAACTTATCGATCCTATTTTGGGTATCGGTATCGCAGTCTATATGTTTTATTCGGCTCTTCCGATCGTCAAAGAGGGAATACTTATGCTTTTAGATGTCTCTTTAGAGGAGGAAGAAGTTGAGAAGATCAAAGATCTGCTCGATAACGAAAAAGAGATCACGACCTACCACTTTTTAAGTACAAGACAAGCAGGATCACACATCTACATCTCAGTACATCTTGTCTTTAATGTGACTGTCACTCTTTACGACGCTCACGTAGTCGGCGATAAGATCGAGCTCAAACTGAAAAAGCTTTTTCCGGAGTACAAAGTCCATACGATCGTACATCTTGACCCGTATGATGACTCTGAGATAAATGAGATAGAAGATGAATACCATTAA
- a CDS encoding PaaI family thioesterase — MAKKNKQDNENELEEHEEDLELDEYQNENSVYLKTHDSINQELCGEIHKIELGYVEVNLKTIQEMVADEMGLIHGGFIFGAADYAAMAAVNERNVVLVASECQFLSPVKLGDTVKVIAKVRHKEGRKRNVEVEAFVLDIKVFSGTFKTVITERHVLKLKLLDSAGEA, encoded by the coding sequence ATGGCAAAGAAAAATAAACAAGACAACGAGAATGAACTCGAAGAGCATGAAGAAGATTTAGAACTGGATGAGTATCAAAATGAAAATAGCGTATATTTAAAGACTCATGACAGTATAAATCAGGAACTTTGCGGGGAGATCCATAAAATAGAGCTCGGCTATGTGGAAGTCAATCTAAAGACGATACAAGAGATGGTCGCAGATGAGATGGGACTTATCCACGGAGGTTTCATCTTCGGTGCTGCCGATTATGCCGCTATGGCAGCCGTAAATGAGAGAAACGTGGTCTTGGTCGCGAGCGAATGTCAATTTCTTTCACCCGTAAAACTGGGTGATACGGTAAAAGTCATCGCAAAAGTACGCCATAAAGAGGGACGAAAAAGAAACGTAGAGGTAGAAGCATTTGTATTAGATATAAAAGTCTTCTCAGGGACATTCAAGACTGTCATCACGGAAAGACATGTCTTAAAACTTAAACTTCTCGACAGTGCCGGAGAAGCTTAA